The sequence GTCCACGATATCCTTCATGGTGCCGTAGTAATATTGTTCGTCTTCTTCGCTCCAAGTGTGGAGAACCGCGTTAAAACCGGCCGCCTTGATGTCTTGCATATCGGCAAGAACATGCTTGGGCGAACGCACGCCAAAATAACTTACGCCTTTAATCATGCGTAGAATTTAGTATTTAGAGAGAGCTAGTTGTTTGCCCATTGGGGCGATCCGCTCTTGAGCAACACCTGTTCGAGCGTGCTATACCATTCGTCTTCACTCACGGGTTTGCGGACCCAGTAATAATTTTCGTCGCACTGGGGGAGCGGCATGTTGTCGGGCACCAGTTCCACGATCCACGATTCAGGAATACCATCGTGCAGGAGCTTGCTGAACTTGAGGTTCTGTTCGTGCGGGCGATCTGCGTGGTCGAGAATGATAAGTGCGGGGGACTGTCCGATAATCAGGGCCGATTCCAGGAGGTTCGTTGCGTCTTCGATTGAATTGCAAGTGTACATGGTGGAATCTTCTGCCAAATCGCCGTGCTCCAAAAGCCAACGGAATGTCCATTGACTGAGGCGGTCTAAGCTACCGGGGGAGGACGGAGCGATGAAGAAAATGTGTCCCATGGCCTAAAAGATAGGTAATTCTCCCAAATTGTGGATAGATTTTTTCGCCTTTTTCAAAAAATATTTTTTGTCCAAAAGAAACACTCTACTTATCAACAATTTACTACCAAACTGTTAATTTCGATTTTTTTTAAAAGCTCAAGCGGGAATATTTGTGAATAAAAAAGTGGCTCCTGCGAGTCATATTTTTTATTATACTTCCTACCATCTACTTCATACTGTCTACTAAATCATGTTTCCTAACCTAGGCGAATTCAATTTTATTCAGGCCCTTTTGAAGGGCTCCGCCGACTTTAAAAAAGAACCTCCCGTAACAAGAGGATGGCTCGGCGTGGGCGACGATTGTGCTCAATTTGACGGTTGGCTCGTGACCAAGGATTTGTCGGTCGAAAACACGCATTTCAGGTTGGATTGGTCAACGCCGGAACAGGCGGTCGAAAAGCATATCGTTTCAAACGTGTCCGATATTTCTGCCATGGGTGGAATCCCGCGCTTTGCGGTTCTCGGGCTTTGCATCAATAAGAACTGGTCCCTAGAAACCCGTACCCGCGTGCAGACCGCGATTTCACAGGGTTTTGCCAAGCGTGGCATCGCGCTGATTGGCGGTGACACGGTCGTGGGCGATGTGGGAATGTTTTCGACAACGCTCTTGGGCTTGCTTGAAAATGAAAATTCGAAACCGCTGTTGCGCTCGGCGGTAAAACCGGGCGATAAGTTGTACGTGAACGGGACGCTTGGTAAATCGGATGCGGGTCTTTGGCTGTTGATGAACCACCCTGAAGCCAAGGATGAATTCCCGACGCTGGTGGAATACCACCTGTCGCCCAAGATTTGCGAACGGGCGGGGGCGGAACTTTTGCGCTTGGGGGCCTTTGGGGCGTGCATGGACATTAGTGACGGGCTTTCGTCGGAACTGAACCATTTGGCTCTATCTTCGAATGTGAGTTTGCAAATTGACGAGCAAAAACTCCCGATTGACCCCGAAGTTTTGCGATTGTGCGCAAAATATGGCCAAAATCCCCTAAATTTTGCATTAAATGGCGGAGAAGAATACGAACTTCTATTTGCAAATTCTAGCCCAAAAAGTATATTTATGAAAAATACCCAATTGGGCGAGGTGTGCGAAATTGGATATGCTGCGGAAAAATCCGTTGGCGACCCAGTGAACATGCTTTGCAAAAATGGAGAAAAAATGCCCGTTCAACCGCGGGCGTGGTCGCATTTATGATAAATAGCAATAAGATGAACTTGGGCCAGCTTCTGCTTCGTCAAGGCGTATTGGACGAAGACCAGTTGGCGCATGCCATGGCCGAACACAAGCGTACCGGTCTTATGCTCAGTAAGATCCTGGTGCGCTTGGGAATGGTGAGCGAAGAAACGCTGACGAACATTCTCGGTTCGCAAATGCAGTCCTCGACCAAGATGCGTATCGGTGAGATGCTCCTTGCTCAGGGTTACATTACCCAGGAGCAGTTGGACAAGGCTCTAGAAACGCAGAAGACTTCGGGCAAGCGTCTAGGGCGTACCCTGGTGGACTTGGGCTTCATGCCCGAGGAACGCTTGATCGAAATTCTTTCGAGACAGTTCGAAGTTCCGTACGTAAAGCTTGAAAACTTCAATATTGACCCGGAAGCCTATACCTTCTTGCCCGAAGACATGTGTAAGCAGTACAAGGTGCTTCCCTTGTTCGTGCAGAAGGGCGAAGACGACCGCCGCCAGGTCCGTTCCGTGATGACCATTGCCATGACGGACCCCACGAACATGCGCACGATCAGCATCGTGAAGTTCAAGGTCCGTATGGATGTCGACATCGTGATGGCTTCCGAAGCCGACGTGATGAAGGCGATTGAACGCGTCTTTGCGGGTCACAGTGATAGTGGCAACGAAGAATCTCTTGCTGAACTTATTGGAGAATCTAAAGAAGGCGAAGAACTGGAAACCGTGGAACGCGGTCAGGGCAACAGCGACGAACCTGAACTTTCTGACGAAGAAGGCCGCGCTGTGGTGAAAATCGTGACCACGTTGATCCACGAAGCCATTGCCCGTAAGGCATCTGATATTCACCTGGAACCGCAGGAAACGTTCCTTAAGCTGCGTTACCGTATTGACGGTGACCTGCAGGTGATGTCCCCGATTCCGGCACGTTTGATGCCGCAGATTCTTTCGCGTATTAAGCTCCTTTCGAAGATGGATATTGCTGAAAAGCGTAAACCCTTGGATGGTCGTTTTACCGTGCGTTACAAGGGTTCCGAAGTTGACCTTCGTGTGAGCTCGTTCCCGATTTCTCTGCGTAAGCGCGGCGTTTGCGAAAAAATCGTTATGCGTATTTTGAACCCGAATTCCGGTCAGTTCCCGCTGAAGGATATGGGTTTTGACCCGCGCGTGCTCAAGCAGTTTATTGATGCGATTAATGCTCCTAACGGTATTGTGCTGGTGACCGGTCCTACCGGTTCCGGTAAGTCTACCACGCTTTATGCTTCTATTCGAGAAATTTTGGATTCCACGATTAACATCTCTACGATGGAAGACCCGGTGGAATTGAATATTGATGGTGTGAACCAAGGTCAGATCAACAACGCCGCAGGCTTTACCTTTGCGGCGGGCATTCGCGCCCTGCTGCGTCAGGACCCGGATGTGATTATGATCGGTGAAATGCGTGACCAAGAAACTTCGTCCATGGCTATTGAAGCTGCTTTAACGGGTCACTTGGTCTTCAGTACGCTCCATACCAACGACGCCGCCGGTGCATTCCCGCGTTTGCTCGAAATGGGTCTGGAACCGTTCCTTGTGTCTACCGCTATCAAGGGTGTGCTGGCACAGCGTCTTGTGCGCCGCATCTGTAAGTATTGTAAGGAACCTGTTGAAATTTCGCAGGCCATGCGTGACGAATTCCACTTGAGCCCCGACATGCAGTTCTACCACGGCAAGGGTTGCGACAAGTGTGAAGGCTCGGGCTACAAGGGCCGTTGCGGTATTTACGAATTCCTGGTGCCGAACGAAACGGTGCGTAACCTGATTATCAAGCGTTCTTCGGGCGACGTGA is a genomic window of Fibrobacter sp. UWT2 containing:
- the thiL gene encoding thiamine-phosphate kinase, which gives rise to MFPNLGEFNFIQALLKGSADFKKEPPVTRGWLGVGDDCAQFDGWLVTKDLSVENTHFRLDWSTPEQAVEKHIVSNVSDISAMGGIPRFAVLGLCINKNWSLETRTRVQTAISQGFAKRGIALIGGDTVVGDVGMFSTTLLGLLENENSKPLLRSAVKPGDKLYVNGTLGKSDAGLWLLMNHPEAKDEFPTLVEYHLSPKICERAGAELLRLGAFGACMDISDGLSSELNHLALSSNVSLQIDEQKLPIDPEVLRLCAKYGQNPLNFALNGGEEYELLFANSSPKSIFMKNTQLGEVCEIGYAAEKSVGDPVNMLCKNGEKMPVQPRAWSHL
- a CDS encoding GspE/PulE family protein; its protein translation is MINSNKMNLGQLLLRQGVLDEDQLAHAMAEHKRTGLMLSKILVRLGMVSEETLTNILGSQMQSSTKMRIGEMLLAQGYITQEQLDKALETQKTSGKRLGRTLVDLGFMPEERLIEILSRQFEVPYVKLENFNIDPEAYTFLPEDMCKQYKVLPLFVQKGEDDRRQVRSVMTIAMTDPTNMRTISIVKFKVRMDVDIVMASEADVMKAIERVFAGHSDSGNEESLAELIGESKEGEELETVERGQGNSDEPELSDEEGRAVVKIVTTLIHEAIARKASDIHLEPQETFLKLRYRIDGDLQVMSPIPARLMPQILSRIKLLSKMDIAEKRKPLDGRFTVRYKGSEVDLRVSSFPISLRKRGVCEKIVMRILNPNSGQFPLKDMGFDPRVLKQFIDAINAPNGIVLVTGPTGSGKSTTLYASIREILDSTINISTMEDPVELNIDGVNQGQINNAAGFTFAAGIRALLRQDPDVIMIGEMRDQETSSMAIEAALTGHLVFSTLHTNDAAGAFPRLLEMGLEPFLVSTAIKGVLAQRLVRRICKYCKEPVEISQAMRDEFHLSPDMQFYHGKGCDKCEGSGYKGRCGIYEFLVPNETVRNLIIKRSSGDVIKRAAMQECGMITLRMDGIQKALDGHTTLEQAIGASTSDD